A single region of the Brassica rapa cultivar Chiifu-401-42 chromosome A03, CAAS_Brap_v3.01, whole genome shotgun sequence genome encodes:
- the LOC103856003 gene encoding serine/threonine-protein kinase PBS1 isoform X2 yields the protein MDFHPDTFLGEGGFGCVYKGRLETTGQVVAVKQLDRNGLQGNREFLVEVLMLSLLHHPNLVNLIGYCADGDQRLLVYEFMPLGSLEDHLHDLPPDKEALDWNMRMKIAAGAAKGLEFLHDKANPPVIYRDFKSSNILLGEGFHPKLSDFGLAKLGPTGDKSHVSTRVMGTYGYCAPEYAMTGQLTVKSDVYSFGVVFLELITGRKAIDSEMPHGEQNLVAWARPMFNDRRRFIKLADPKLKGRFPTRALYQALSVASMCIQEEAATRPPIADVVTAISYLANQAYDPNKNDRGGRNDEGGGKFDLEGSEKEDSPRETARILNRDTDRKRAVAEAKMWGESSREKRRQSEKRTSESNSTTG from the exons ATGGACTTTCATCCCGACACTTTCTTAGGCGAAGGTGGTTTCGGATGTGTCTACAAAGGAAGGCTTGAAACCACCGGTCAG GTTGTTGCTGTGAAACAATTAGACAGGAACGGTCTACAAGGTAACAGAGAGTTTCTTGTAGAAGTTCTCATGCTCAGCCTTCTTCATCATCCCAACTTAGTCAACCTTATTGGTTACTGTGCTGATGGAGATCAACGCCTCTTGGTCTATGAGTTTATGCCCTTGGGATCATTGGAAGATCACCTCCACG ATCTTCCACCAGATAAGGAGGCATTAGATTGGAACATGAGAATGAAGATAGCTGCTGGTGCAGCCAAAGGTTTGGAGTTTCTACATGACAAAGCAAACCCTCCGGTTATCTATAGAGATTTCAAGTCATCAAACATTCTACTGGGCGAAGGTTTCCACCCAAAGCTTTCTGATTTTGGACTTGCTAAACTCGGACCAACGGGAGACAAGTCTCATGTCTCCACTAGAGTCATGGGAACCTATGGATACTGTGCTCCAGAGTACGCGATGACCGGGCAGTTGACTGTTAAATCAGATGTCTACAGCTTCGGTGTGGTGTTTCTGGAGCTCATTACCGGTAGAAAAGCAATAGACAGTGAGATGCCTCATGGAGAACAGAACCTAGTGGCTTGG GCTCGTCCAATGTTCAACGACAGGAGAAGGTTTATAAAACTGGCGGATCCTAAGTTAAAGGGGAGGTTTCCAACACGAGCACTGTATCAAGCATTATCTGTGGCTTCAATGTGCATCCAAGAGGAGGCGGCTACACGTCCTCCTATAGCAGATGTGGTGACTGCAATCTCATATCTTGCAAACCAAGCTTATGATCCAAACAAGAATGATAGAGGGGGAAGGAACGATGAAGGAGGTGGCAAGTTTGATCTAGAAGGTTCGGAGAAGGAAGATTCACCGAGAGAGACGGCTAGGATATTGAACCGAGACACTGATAGGAAGCGTGCGGTCGCAGAGGCTAAAATGTGGGGAGAGAGTTCGAGGGAGAAGCGAAGACAGAGTGAGAAACGAACTTCAGAGAGCAACAGTACCACCGGTTAG
- the LOC103856004 gene encoding bidirectional sugar transporter SWEET15 has translation MLWLYYALIKQDAFLLITINSFGCIVETIYIALFFAYATRDKRIAAMKLFFTINVAFFSLILMITHFAVRSPSLQVSVIGWICVSISVSVFAAPLMIVARVIKTKSVEFMPFTLSFFLTISAVMWFAYGAFLHDICIAIPNVVGFILGMLQMVLYGIYRNSGVKIDTEKKINSSEQQLKTIVVMSQLGVSEVHPVDITVDPLSETVHHEDPSKQKEPSIEDGKCHVGTVARFEYI, from the exons ATGCTATGGCTCTATTACGCATTGATTAAGCAAGACGCTTTTCTCCTGATTACCATCAACTCTTTTGGCTGTATCGTGGAGACTATATATATCGCCTTGTTTTTTGCTTATGCCACCAGGGACAAACGg ATCGCGGCTATGAAGTTGTTCTTCACGATAAATGTTGCTTTCTTCTCGTTAATTCTAATGATAACCCATTTTGCGGTTAGAAGTCCTAGCCTCCAAGTCTCTGTTATCGGCTGGATTTGTGTTTCCATTTCTGTTTCTGTTTTCGCTGCCCCTCTAATGATTGTG GCTCGTGTGATAAAGACAAAGAGTGTAGAGTTCATGCCCTTCACCCTCTCTTTCTTCCTCACCATAAGCGCCGTTATGTGGTTTGCTTATGGCGCATTCCTCCACGACATATGCATAGCT ATTCCAAACGTGGTGGGATTCATACTGGGGATGTTACAAATGGTTTTGTACGGAATTTACAGAAACTCAGGGGTGAAAATAGATACTGAGAAAAAGATAAATTCGTCAGAACAACAACTTAAGACTATTGTCGTAATGAGTCAGTTAGGTGTGTCGGAAGTGCACCCAGTTGACATCACGGTGGACCCACTCTCTGAAACCGTTCATCATGAAGATCCATCCAAACAGAAGGAGCCATCAATTGAAGATGGAAAGTGCCACGTGGGGACTGTGGCCCGTTTTGAATATATTTGA